A genomic stretch from Desulfotignum balticum DSM 7044 includes:
- a CDS encoding toll/interleukin-1 receptor domain-containing protein: MKIRKHITYRYFAFISYSRKDSKAAKWLQKKLEWFRFPVKLVDESTSPGHPRYIRPVYRDKTSLEVDHAHYWDNIKGAISQSRYLIVLCSPDSAASGPVDKEIRHFLSNTDREDALESIVPVILKGNVGSKDDKECLCDALLEQGSRITDRNLPSMVPDGDEAEKEGWENGFTGVVSFLLRLKRETISDHCQKEERRRARRSRILSGLFALLAMLAVAGGMVAINKEKEIRLQAAQSDFLIACEKIDQDRSDLALCYLSRSLNYDPDHRAALARFTSLVNEQKWFRPDAVMRHEKSLFSAAFSPNGRLVATSSWDNTARVWDAFTGKPLTAAMHSEKEVISADFSLDGKRILTLSWDGNARIWDSHTGTSIGEPLRHNAFITAAVFSPDSQRILTASMNNTVRKWDASTGEPLGKLIQFEGKLSDIAFSLDAHFIATAADDGTILIWDVGTAKPIGLPMRHFKRIDSVVFSPNGHRILSIIWPKTAQVWDIDTCSPIGNPIELEEQIFAAKFSPDSHRVVTRTMNAAWVWDANTGELLSEPMRHDGIVYSAVFSPDSQQIVTASHDGTARVWDADTGKAVGEPMRHNTIVRFATFSPDSRRILTASHDGTARIWVVDDKKYSGELMRHDKSVIFAVLSPDARSMVSASSDNKAMLWNVATGNPIGDPLRHDQFLLSAIFSPKGHYVATITSDNTLRVWDVKTGQPAKGSIRHEKSVSCAVFSPNGQSIVTASGDTAQVWGTESCIPVGKPMRHDALINTALFSPDGRWIVTASWDKTVQIWNAQTGQPIGKTMVNNAWLRSAVFSPDGRHIVTVSENTAQVWDLNTGKTVGRPMQHEDCEHGSCLFSVVFSRDGRLIVTTGLGNTARVWDANTGISITEPIWHESMVVSAVFSPDGKLLSTLTEGTMRVWDVNTGKPVTDSIMYKGKINSAVFKSDGKLVVSTSEECNAWIWQVPLGALKLGPTPQKKIQRMANLLSGKRFNPITGILDSLSPEEQLRLKDELNCNIGYPVMVK; encoded by the coding sequence ATGAAAATCAGGAAGCATATCACCTACAGATATTTCGCATTTATCAGCTATTCCCGAAAGGACAGTAAAGCGGCCAAATGGCTTCAAAAAAAGCTGGAGTGGTTCCGGTTCCCGGTCAAGCTGGTGGATGAATCCACCAGCCCCGGGCATCCCAGATACATCCGCCCGGTCTACCGGGATAAAACCAGCCTTGAAGTGGACCATGCCCATTACTGGGACAACATCAAAGGGGCCATCTCCCAGTCCCGGTATCTGATTGTGCTGTGCTCCCCCGACTCTGCCGCCTCCGGACCGGTAGACAAAGAGATCCGCCATTTTCTTTCCAACACTGACCGGGAAGATGCCCTGGAATCCATTGTCCCGGTGATTTTAAAGGGCAATGTGGGATCAAAGGATGATAAGGAATGCCTCTGTGATGCCCTTCTGGAACAGGGCAGCCGGATCACGGACCGGAATCTGCCCTCCATGGTCCCTGACGGGGATGAAGCGGAAAAAGAGGGGTGGGAAAACGGGTTTACCGGGGTGGTCTCTTTTCTGCTGCGGCTCAAGCGGGAAACCATCAGTGATCACTGCCAGAAAGAAGAACGCAGGCGGGCCCGGCGCTCCAGGATACTGTCCGGGTTATTCGCCCTGCTGGCCATGCTGGCGGTTGCCGGCGGTATGGTGGCGATAAATAAGGAGAAAGAAATCCGTTTGCAGGCAGCCCAGTCTGACTTTCTCATAGCCTGTGAAAAGATCGATCAGGATCGATCCGACCTCGCCTTGTGTTATCTATCCCGTTCCTTAAACTACGATCCAGACCACAGGGCTGCTCTTGCCCGCTTCACTTCGTTGGTTAATGAACAAAAATGGTTCAGACCAGATGCGGTCATGAGACATGAGAAATCACTTTTCTCAGCTGCCTTCAGCCCGAATGGACGGCTAGTGGCAACATCGTCTTGGGACAATACAGCAAGGGTCTGGGATGCATTTACAGGGAAACCGCTTACCGCAGCGATGCATTCAGAGAAAGAAGTTATTTCTGCTGATTTCAGCTTGGATGGAAAACGAATCCTCACTTTGTCCTGGGACGGTAATGCAAGGATATGGGATTCACATACCGGTACCTCTATAGGTGAACCTCTTAGGCATAATGCTTTTATAACTGCTGCTGTTTTTAGCCCGGACAGTCAGAGGATCCTCACTGCATCTATGAACAATACAGTACGAAAATGGGATGCAAGCACTGGAGAGCCTTTAGGTAAACTTATCCAGTTTGAAGGAAAATTATCTGACATTGCTTTCAGCTTGGATGCGCATTTTATCGCTACAGCAGCTGATGATGGAACAATACTTATTTGGGACGTTGGGACCGCTAAACCGATTGGACTTCCTATGCGGCATTTTAAAAGAATAGATTCCGTTGTTTTCAGCCCGAATGGCCATCGTATTCTTTCGATAATTTGGCCTAAAACGGCGCAGGTTTGGGACATAGACACGTGTAGTCCGATAGGCAATCCCATAGAGCTTGAGGAGCAGATATTTGCTGCCAAATTCAGTCCGGACAGCCATCGTGTTGTCACGAGAACAATGAATGCAGCATGGGTGTGGGATGCGAACACCGGAGAGCTCCTTAGTGAACCTATGCGACATGATGGAATAGTATATTCCGCAGTTTTTAGCCCGGACAGCCAGCAGATTGTTACTGCCTCTCATGACGGGACAGCAAGGGTTTGGGATGCAGATACCGGAAAAGCCGTAGGCGAGCCCATGCGGCATAATACAATAGTACGTTTCGCAACTTTCAGCCCAGACAGCCGACGAATCCTTACCGCCTCTCATGACGGGACAGCACGAATTTGGGTAGTAGACGACAAAAAGTATTCAGGAGAACTAATGCGGCATGATAAGTCTGTTATTTTTGCTGTATTAAGCCCAGACGCCCGAAGCATGGTTTCTGCTTCTTCCGATAACAAGGCAATGCTTTGGAATGTTGCGACCGGGAATCCCATCGGAGATCCCTTGAGGCATGATCAGTTTTTGTTATCAGCGATATTCAGCCCAAAAGGCCACTACGTTGCGACCATCACCTCGGATAACACGCTTAGAGTTTGGGACGTAAAGACCGGTCAACCCGCCAAAGGATCCATACGGCACGAGAAGTCAGTTAGTTGCGCAGTATTCAGTCCGAATGGACAAAGTATTGTCACAGCCTCAGGAGATACCGCCCAGGTATGGGGTACGGAATCCTGCATTCCCGTGGGAAAGCCCATGCGGCATGATGCTTTGATTAACACTGCGTTGTTCAGTCCGGATGGGCGATGGATCGTTACTGCCTCTTGGGATAAAACTGTCCAGATTTGGAATGCACAAACTGGCCAGCCAATAGGTAAAACTATGGTGAATAATGCGTGGCTACGTTCTGCAGTCTTTAGCCCTGATGGCCGACATATTGTCACAGTTTCAGAAAATACCGCACAAGTTTGGGATTTGAACACCGGTAAGACCGTCGGTAGACCCATGCAACATGAGGACTGTGAACATGGGTCGTGTTTGTTTTCTGTCGTGTTCAGCCGGGATGGCCGATTAATAGTCACCACGGGTTTGGGCAATACGGCGCGAGTCTGGGACGCGAACACCGGTATTTCCATTACCGAACCGATATGGCATGAGAGCATGGTGGTTTCCGCTGTGTTCAGCCCGGACGGTAAGTTACTATCTACATTGACTGAAGGGACGATGCGGGTTTGGGATGTTAATACGGGCAAACCGGTTACAGACAGTATAATGTATAAGGGCAAAATCAATTCTGCTGTGTTTAAGTCCGATGGCAAACTCGTTGTATCCACTTCGGAAGAGTGCAATGCCTGGATTTGGCAGGTTCCTTTAGGTGCTCTTAAATTAGGCCCAACCCCCCAAAAAAAAATCCAACGGATGGCAAACTTGCTATCAGGGAAACGCTTTAATCCAATAACCGGTATATTAGATTCTTTAAGCCCCGAGGAACAGCTGCGGCTTAAGGACGAACTAAATTGTAACATCGGCTATCCAGTAATGGTAAAATGA
- a CDS encoding nSTAND1 domain-containing NTPase, with protein sequence MNIIFISHSSLNNSEARAVCDWLQEQGWDEVFLDLDPERGIAAGERWESALHRAASRCDAVLFLVSRQWLESEWCRREFHLAQKLNKRCFILLIEDIAIADLPEELTVCWQVVNLAAGTDHGQAREVHLPGSSGPGYVYFSRSALTRLKTGLVKAGLEPKFFAWPPEHDPRRSPYRGLRPLDMADAGIFFGREAPMIDLMARLRGLHGSAPPRFLAILGASGAGKSSFLRAGILPRLSRDERYFYPLPVIRPEQAVLSGNYGLAEALYQACQAKKVPQSRQHIKTMISGGIPALGPLLHELVQAAAVPDLKGTGQHLPQPVLAVDQGEELFMAEGREESCRFLSLLQGLLAEDAPPLMVLFTIRSDSYGYLQSSPELEGMPQQTFSLPPLPAGAYQKIIEEPAKALDGTDRPLALDPKLTQQLLLDAGRSGARDALPLLAFTLGRLYEEYAGDGALRLEEYRDMGGIEGAIQKAVDNALKDARANPALPDKEEECLTLLRRGLIPWMAGIDPETSLPRRRVARLDEVPEEARAVIRHFVEHRLLATDTNDRGEVIIEPAHEALLRQWVTLRGWLAEDTAALSALETLKAATRDWEANDREAGWLTHQAGRLEDAEALQARKGLAGFLTDSDKDYLGACRKQENQLRNRELQQARDLAAARKRTMQRSIAGLAAALVLLVIASGLGILANIKSKEAMEQKQEAIAARDEADTQRQEVEKKFLQSQIEKYHEFRKFGKALDAWAPLLEVRSKLQGYNESLREVDLALSAIVRSNPPPLRTMTVTGARTLALMPDHRRVLVGTKDGTLALWDMETGRQEKVLGNHDTAIRVIRVWGPGNRAVSADAAGGIKIWDLVKGELMRTFNDHQAGVTDLAISPGGGQILSADTSGEVLFWNLYTGEMIRRQSRGAGTGSAVSLFSEGDTTLALIGTDAQTFEQIDLERVSNRNPFDPSAAHTGPITGLSFYHDIYALSASEDGTIKLWELLSGDCVRTFSGHAGPVAALVPLSDSRFLTGSADKSLRIWDLDTGKCLRTIYGHRERIAGLDASPDGKHIVSLGTDGKIKFWYSGTANGYDIYAGHIGDVTAVAASGTKAATGDRDGHINVWDPGSGSTVTEMPSQASPIAALALSSDGSMLLSASMDGGIHCWHTETGRRLHSLAPPDGFGKCVFLGFTGPRQVCLADDRGTLHYWDLEKQQILTGHSFRWYRADLQAAAISPDGSHAFLADSEGVIYHWDLKENRKVKLFQNHPGGICALAILQQGKLLASASFDGGIRLWSVEKGRLLEAFSFSEGRVLSLCGLNDSELLVAGGNGRVFQKPLSNMDAWLQVEGMKIYEGLTKEGSDDAWFALTNLHRPRMVSAATQHPPVPAPGKSHYITDLDLLFLPVAAGTFVMGDHKFNGGNEGLIDNNGAHKVILSQGFWVSRYEIRQRDFAAFANATGYKTDAETDIDDGTVVLYNGQWQYRSGYHWRNSLAGKERPVCGVSWHDAQAFCNWLTDREAKAGRLLPGHSYRLPTEAEWEYAARAGTRGDFDGRIENVAWFDLNADETSHGVGLKKANTWGLYDVHGNVWEWCLDSCHWKDNNYVQTDTYIEGITDPLSTSGSQRVLRGGSWYDTAIHCRSARRLSYTPAIRGTFTGLRPVLAPSP encoded by the coding sequence ATGAACATCATTTTCATCAGTCATTCCAGCCTGAACAACTCCGAGGCCCGGGCCGTTTGCGACTGGCTCCAGGAACAGGGATGGGACGAGGTTTTTCTGGACCTGGATCCCGAGCGGGGCATTGCCGCGGGAGAACGCTGGGAATCTGCTCTGCACCGGGCGGCCAGCCGCTGTGATGCGGTGTTGTTTCTGGTCAGCCGGCAGTGGCTGGAGTCCGAATGGTGCCGCCGGGAATTCCACCTGGCCCAGAAGCTGAACAAACGCTGTTTCATCCTGCTCATCGAAGATATTGCCATCGCCGACCTGCCCGAAGAACTGACCGTGTGCTGGCAGGTGGTGAACCTGGCGGCGGGCACGGATCATGGCCAGGCCAGGGAAGTGCATCTGCCCGGCAGTTCAGGGCCGGGGTATGTGTATTTTTCCCGGTCCGCGCTGACCCGCCTGAAAACTGGCCTGGTCAAGGCCGGACTGGAACCGAAGTTTTTTGCCTGGCCCCCGGAGCATGATCCCCGGCGGTCCCCCTATCGGGGCTTGCGGCCCCTGGATATGGCAGATGCAGGGATCTTTTTTGGCCGGGAAGCCCCCATGATCGATCTGATGGCGCGGCTGCGGGGGCTGCACGGCAGTGCACCGCCCCGATTCCTGGCCATTCTGGGGGCTTCGGGGGCGGGCAAGTCCTCGTTTCTGCGGGCCGGGATCCTGCCCCGGCTGAGCCGGGATGAACGGTATTTTTATCCCCTGCCCGTGATCCGGCCGGAACAGGCCGTGCTTTCCGGGAATTACGGCCTGGCCGAAGCCCTGTACCAGGCCTGCCAGGCAAAAAAGGTACCCCAGTCCCGCCAACATATCAAAACGATGATTTCCGGAGGGATTCCTGCACTGGGTCCCCTGCTGCACGAACTGGTGCAGGCGGCGGCGGTCCCTGATCTTAAGGGCACGGGCCAGCACCTGCCCCAGCCGGTGCTGGCCGTCGACCAGGGGGAAGAGCTGTTCATGGCGGAAGGCCGGGAAGAATCCTGCCGGTTTCTGTCTTTGCTGCAAGGGCTCCTGGCGGAGGACGCGCCCCCGCTCATGGTCCTGTTCACCATCCGTTCGGACAGTTACGGGTATCTGCAAAGCTCGCCGGAGCTGGAAGGCATGCCCCAGCAGACCTTCAGCCTGCCGCCCCTGCCGGCCGGGGCCTATCAGAAAATCATCGAAGAACCGGCCAAAGCACTGGACGGCACGGACCGGCCCCTGGCCCTGGATCCGAAGCTGACCCAGCAGCTGCTTTTGGATGCCGGCCGCAGCGGGGCCAGAGATGCCCTGCCCCTACTGGCCTTCACCTTAGGGCGGCTGTACGAGGAGTATGCCGGGGACGGGGCGCTGCGACTGGAAGAATACCGGGACATGGGGGGGATTGAAGGCGCCATCCAGAAAGCCGTGGACAATGCCCTGAAAGATGCCCGGGCCAACCCGGCCCTGCCGGACAAAGAGGAAGAATGCCTCACGCTGCTGCGCCGGGGATTGATTCCCTGGATGGCCGGCATCGACCCGGAGACCAGCCTGCCCCGCCGGCGGGTGGCCCGGCTCGATGAGGTGCCTGAAGAGGCCCGGGCCGTGATCCGGCATTTTGTGGAACACCGCCTGCTGGCCACGGACACCAACGACCGGGGAGAGGTGATCATCGAACCGGCCCACGAAGCCCTGCTGCGCCAGTGGGTCACCCTGAGGGGCTGGCTGGCCGAAGACACGGCCGCACTGTCGGCCCTGGAAACCCTGAAGGCAGCCACCCGGGACTGGGAAGCCAATGACCGGGAAGCCGGCTGGCTGACCCACCAGGCCGGCCGGCTGGAGGATGCGGAAGCCCTGCAGGCCCGAAAGGGCCTGGCCGGCTTTCTGACCGATTCGGATAAAGACTACCTGGGGGCCTGCCGCAAACAGGAAAATCAACTCCGCAACCGGGAACTGCAGCAGGCCCGGGACCTGGCTGCAGCCCGCAAACGAACCATGCAGCGAAGCATTGCCGGTCTGGCAGCGGCCCTGGTGCTGCTGGTGATCGCCAGCGGGCTGGGGATTCTTGCCAATATCAAGTCAAAAGAGGCCATGGAACAAAAACAGGAAGCCATTGCCGCCCGGGATGAGGCAGATACACAGCGGCAGGAAGTGGAAAAGAAGTTTCTACAGAGCCAGATCGAGAAATACCATGAGTTTCGCAAGTTCGGAAAAGCCCTCGATGCCTGGGCCCCCCTGCTGGAGGTCCGTTCCAAACTGCAAGGTTACAACGAAAGTCTGCGCGAGGTGGATCTGGCCCTGTCCGCCATCGTGCGCAGCAACCCGCCTCCCCTGCGCACCATGACGGTAACAGGGGCCCGGACCCTGGCGCTGATGCCGGACCACCGGCGGGTCCTTGTGGGGACAAAAGACGGCACGTTAGCCCTCTGGGACATGGAAACGGGCCGACAGGAGAAGGTGCTTGGAAATCATGACACAGCGATCCGCGTGATCCGGGTATGGGGGCCGGGAAACCGGGCCGTAAGCGCAGATGCGGCGGGCGGAATAAAGATCTGGGACCTGGTAAAAGGGGAGCTGATGCGTACATTCAATGACCATCAGGCCGGTGTCACGGACCTGGCCATCAGTCCCGGCGGCGGGCAGATCCTTTCCGCCGACACCAGCGGGGAGGTGCTGTTCTGGAACCTTTATACCGGTGAAATGATCCGCCGACAGTCCAGAGGCGCGGGCACCGGGTCCGCCGTCAGCCTGTTCAGTGAAGGTGACACAACGCTGGCCCTGATTGGAACGGACGCCCAGACCTTTGAGCAGATCGATCTAGAGAGGGTCTCGAACCGGAATCCGTTCGACCCATCGGCCGCCCATACCGGTCCCATCACGGGGCTTAGCTTTTATCATGACATTTACGCCCTGTCCGCCTCTGAGGACGGCACCATAAAACTGTGGGAGCTTTTATCCGGCGACTGCGTGCGGACCTTCAGCGGCCATGCCGGACCTGTGGCGGCCCTGGTCCCTTTGTCGGACAGCCGCTTTCTCACGGGCAGCGCGGACAAAAGCCTCCGGATATGGGACCTGGACACGGGAAAATGCCTGCGCACCATTTATGGGCACCGGGAAAGGATCGCAGGCCTGGATGCATCGCCGGATGGAAAGCACATCGTGAGCCTGGGCACTGACGGGAAAATCAAATTCTGGTATTCCGGCACGGCAAACGGATATGATATCTACGCGGGCCACATCGGAGACGTGACCGCTGTGGCCGCGTCCGGCACAAAAGCCGCGACCGGCGACCGGGACGGGCATATCAACGTCTGGGACCCGGGCAGCGGCAGCACCGTGACAGAGATGCCTTCGCAGGCGAGCCCCATCGCGGCGCTGGCGCTTTCCAGTGACGGCAGCATGCTTTTGTCGGCATCCATGGACGGCGGCATCCACTGCTGGCACACGGAAACCGGCAGGCGACTCCACAGCCTTGCCCCCCCGGACGGATTCGGAAAATGTGTGTTTCTGGGCTTTACCGGACCCCGCCAGGTCTGCCTTGCCGATGACAGGGGCACCCTGCATTACTGGGACCTGGAAAAACAACAGATCTTGACCGGGCACTCTTTCAGGTGGTATCGCGCCGATCTCCAGGCCGCAGCCATAAGCCCGGACGGGAGTCACGCCTTTCTGGCGGACAGTGAGGGCGTGATCTATCACTGGGATCTCAAAGAAAACAGGAAAGTGAAGCTGTTTCAAAACCACCCGGGCGGCATCTGCGCCCTGGCCATCCTCCAGCAGGGCAAACTGCTTGCCTCGGCCTCGTTTGACGGCGGGATACGGCTATGGAGTGTTGAAAAGGGACGACTGCTCGAAGCCTTTTCGTTTTCAGAAGGGCGGGTGCTGAGCCTGTGCGGCCTGAACGATTCGGAATTGCTCGTTGCCGGCGGCAACGGGCGTGTGTTTCAAAAGCCTTTGTCCAACATGGATGCCTGGTTGCAGGTGGAAGGGATGAAAATTTATGAGGGACTGACCAAAGAGGGCAGCGATGACGCATGGTTTGCCCTCACGAACCTGCACCGGCCCCGGATGGTCTCTGCTGCGACCCAACACCCCCCCGTGCCGGCCCCGGGAAAAAGCCATTACATAACAGACCTTGACCTCCTTTTCCTGCCGGTCGCCGCCGGGACCTTTGTCATGGGAGACCACAAATTCAATGGCGGCAACGAAGGCCTCATAGATAACAACGGCGCTCACAAGGTGATTTTGAGCCAGGGGTTCTGGGTCAGCCGGTATGAGATCCGGCAACGGGACTTTGCCGCCTTTGCCAATGCGACCGGATACAAAACGGACGCGGAAACCGACATTGACGATGGCACAGTGGTTTTATACAACGGCCAGTGGCAATACCGTTCCGGCTACCACTGGCGGAACAGTCTGGCCGGCAAAGAAAGGCCGGTCTGCGGTGTGTCTTGGCATGATGCCCAGGCTTTCTGCAACTGGCTGACTGACCGGGAGGCAAAGGCGGGACGGTTGCTCCCGGGCCATTCGTACCGGCTCCCCACGGAGGCGGAATGGGAATACGCGGCCCGGGCCGGAACCCGGGGGGATTTTGACGGCCGCATCGAAAACGTGGCCTGGTTTGATCTGAATGCGGATGAGACCTCGCACGGGGTGGGGCTTAAAAAAGCCAACACCTGGGGATTGTACGATGTGCATGGCAATGTCTGGGAATGGTGTCTGGACAGTTGCCACTGGAAAGACAACAACTATGTGCAAACCGATACGTATATTGAGGGGATCACCGACCCGTTATCCACATCGGGCTCCCAGCGCGTCTTGCGGGGCGGCAGCTGGTATGACACGGCGATCCATTGCCGTTCAGCGCGTCGCCTCAGCTACACCCCCGCCATCCGCGGCACCTTCACTGGCTTGCGTCCCGTGCTTGCCCCCAGTCCGTGA